The Sulfurihydrogenibium sp. YO3AOP1 genome has a window encoding:
- the minE gene encoding cell division topological specificity factor MinE — MSIFSFFKRQSSANKAKERLMMVLSYERKGLPPNFADILKNDLITVFSKYPQFDSHNIEVEIKSENDRDELWISIPFANGK, encoded by the coding sequence ATGTCAATTTTTAGTTTTTTTAAAAGACAATCATCAGCAAATAAAGCTAAAGAAAGACTGATGATGGTTTTATCATATGAAAGAAAAGGATTGCCACCAAATTTTGCTGATATATTAAAAAATGACCTTATAACGGTTTTTTCAAAATATCCACAATTTGATTCCCATAACATAGAAGTTGAGATAAAATCTGAGAATGACAGAGATGAACTTTGGATAAGCATTCCATTTGCTAATGGTAAATAA
- a CDS encoding menaquinone biosynthesis decarboxylase encodes MPYEDLREFISDLEKNGELVRVKSKVSPILEITELADRMSKLPKGGKALLFENVEGYENIPVLINAFGSEKRMKMALGVESFESIGWKLYKILKPEIPNTFLDKIKKLPELKRLNDALPVVVKDGKCKEVIKKGQDVNIFDFPVLKCWPKDGGRFITLPIVISKDPENGIRNVGMYRIQLIDRDKVTVHWQIHKGGSHHFWKAKKLGVKIPVAIVVGADPVLTYCASAPLPEDVDEFLFAGIIRDKGVKLVKCETVDLEVPADAEIVIEGYIDPSEPLVDEGPFGDHTGFYTPVDKYPLMHIICITHRKNPIYHTTVVGKPPMEDGWLGKATERIFLPLVQFNLPEIVDYNLPISGCFHNFAFVSIKKRYPGHAFKVINALWGLGQLMFEKHIIVFDEWVNIHDIDEVLWIWGNNVDPSRDVIIQKGVIDVLDHSTNLPGFGGKMGIDATTKWKEEGYTRDWPEVAKMDEEVKKKVLPVWYEILQKMKGER; translated from the coding sequence TCTTGAAATAACCGAGCTTGCAGATAGAATGTCAAAGCTTCCAAAAGGTGGAAAGGCTTTACTTTTTGAAAACGTTGAAGGATACGAAAACATCCCGGTTTTAATCAATGCCTTTGGAAGTGAAAAGCGTATGAAAATGGCACTGGGCGTTGAAAGTTTTGAAAGCATCGGCTGGAAATTATATAAAATCTTAAAACCAGAAATTCCTAATACATTTTTAGACAAGATAAAAAAGCTACCAGAATTGAAAAGATTAAACGACGCTTTACCTGTTGTTGTCAAAGATGGAAAATGTAAAGAAGTAATCAAAAAAGGTCAAGATGTAAACATCTTTGATTTTCCGGTTTTAAAATGTTGGCCAAAAGACGGTGGAAGGTTCATAACACTTCCGATAGTCATTTCAAAAGACCCGGAAAACGGAATAAGAAATGTAGGAATGTACAGAATACAGCTTATAGATAGAGACAAAGTAACAGTTCATTGGCAGATTCATAAAGGCGGTTCTCATCATTTTTGGAAGGCTAAAAAACTTGGTGTTAAAATCCCTGTTGCTATAGTGGTAGGTGCAGACCCTGTTCTTACTTACTGTGCATCCGCTCCACTACCTGAAGATGTAGACGAATTTTTATTCGCCGGTATTATTAGAGACAAAGGTGTTAAGCTTGTAAAATGTGAAACGGTTGATTTAGAAGTTCCGGCAGATGCAGAAATTGTGATAGAAGGATACATAGACCCAAGCGAGCCATTAGTTGATGAAGGACCATTTGGAGACCATACAGGATTTTACACTCCTGTTGATAAATATCCATTAATGCATATAATATGTATAACTCATAGGAAAAATCCTATCTATCATACAACGGTGGTAGGAAAGCCGCCAATGGAAGATGGTTGGCTTGGAAAAGCAACAGAAAGAATATTTTTACCACTTGTTCAGTTTAATTTACCAGAAATTGTAGATTACAATTTGCCAATCTCTGGATGTTTTCATAACTTTGCTTTTGTATCTATAAAAAAACGTTATCCCGGACATGCATTTAAAGTTATTAACGCACTTTGGGGGCTTGGTCAGTTAATGTTTGAAAAGCATATAATAGTTTTTGATGAATGGGTAAATATTCATGATATTGATGAAGTTTTATGGATTTGGGGTAATAATGTAGACCCTTCAAGAGATGTAATTATTCAAAAAGGTGTAATAGATGTTCTTGACCATTCTACAAACCTGCCGGGCTTTGGTGGAAAAATGGGAATAGATGCAACTACTAAATGGAAAGAAGAAGGCTATACAAGAGATTGGCCAGAGGTTGCAAAAATGGATGAAGAAGTAAAGAAAAAGGTTTTGCCTGTTTGGTACGAGATACTGCAAAAGATGAAAGGTGAAAGGTGA
- the minC gene encoding septum site-determining protein MinC, translated as MGVEIKGLTVPALLIKLDPSKSLQENIDELKQKLSSAFFKGSYAVVDYNGLELNEESKVEIEKVLKDFNASVLGFQNTKNNKESLKGVTQKKSLKIINKTLRSGQKVEYDGDVLILGDVNPDAYVVSSGSVIVMGNLRGVVHAGANGDETAVVMALKLRPQQIRISNYIARSPDEPDVKAEESNSPEIAYIENNAIVIDKIK; from the coding sequence ATGGGCGTAGAAATAAAAGGGTTGACTGTACCAGCTTTGCTTATTAAATTAGACCCAAGTAAAAGCTTGCAGGAAAATATTGATGAACTTAAACAAAAACTTTCTTCTGCTTTCTTTAAAGGGTCTTATGCTGTTGTTGATTATAACGGGTTAGAACTAAACGAAGAATCAAAAGTCGAGATAGAAAAGGTTTTGAAAGATTTTAATGCATCAGTTTTAGGATTTCAAAATACAAAGAATAATAAAGAGAGTTTAAAAGGTGTTACTCAAAAAAAATCTTTAAAAATTATAAACAAAACACTAAGAAGTGGTCAAAAAGTAGAGTATGATGGAGATGTTTTAATCCTTGGTGATGTTAACCCTGATGCTTATGTAGTTTCTTCCGGAAGCGTTATCGTCATGGGTAATTTAAGAGGCGTGGTACATGCCGGAGCTAATGGAGATGAAACAGCCGTAGTTATGGCATTAAAACTTAGACCACAGCAAATAAGAATCTCTAATTATATTGCAAGGTCTCCTGATGAACCTGATGTTAAAGCTGAAGAGTCAAATTCTCCAGAAATTGCATATATTGAAAATAATGCAATAGTTATAGATAAAATTAAATAA
- the hisG gene encoding ATP phosphoribosyltransferase, giving the protein MKKITFALPKGRLFSQSIEIFQKSGILNENIDQNTRKLILESKDFKFLVVRSKDVPVYVESGIADIGVAGDDVLLESNPDVYKPVDLKVGYCNIVVAGKPEDKEFYFSNPSNISVATKYPKITQEYFSQKGINVKIYELYGSVELAPLVGLARFIVDIVETGTTLRENGLVVIEPIRPSTAKLIVNRISYKLKSEKIFPIIEKIEEYLRN; this is encoded by the coding sequence ATGAAAAAAATAACGTTTGCTTTACCAAAAGGAAGGCTTTTTTCTCAATCTATAGAAATTTTCCAAAAATCCGGAATTCTTAATGAAAACATAGACCAAAATACAAGAAAGCTTATTTTAGAATCTAAGGATTTTAAGTTTTTGGTAGTAAGGTCTAAAGATGTTCCGGTTTATGTAGAGTCTGGAATTGCAGACATAGGTGTAGCAGGAGACGATGTTTTATTAGAATCAAATCCGGATGTTTATAAACCGGTTGATTTAAAGGTTGGATACTGTAATATTGTTGTTGCAGGCAAGCCAGAAGATAAAGAATTTTACTTTTCAAATCCATCAAATATTTCAGTTGCTACCAAATATCCAAAAATAACCCAGGAATATTTTTCTCAGAAAGGTATAAATGTTAAGATTTATGAGCTCTATGGCTCTGTTGAGCTTGCTCCATTGGTAGGACTTGCAAGGTTTATCGTCGATATTGTAGAAACAGGCACAACCCTTAGAGAAAACGGGTTAGTTGTAATTGAACCAATAAGACCATCTACAGCAAAGCTCATCGTAAATAGAATAAGCTATAAACTAAAATCAGAAAAAATTTTCCCAATCATTGAAAAGATAGAAGAATATTTGAGGAATTAA
- the lysA gene encoding diaminopimelate decarboxylase, translated as MHQVYNYFGYIEKKLYCEEVSILNLASKVGTPFFVYSKKAILDKINQYKEAFKDYDTLICYALKANSNLSLLKIFEENGVGADIVSGGELYKAKKAGFSSNKIVYAGVGKTDFEISYAISENILSFNVESFMELDVINEIAGKQEKKANVSIRVNPNVDPKTHPYISTGLKKSKFGIDIDQALDAYKKAAKLENLNVVGVHCHIGSQIMDISVFREAAEKVVDLVFKLKKEGIELKFIDMGGGLGVKYHPDDNPPTPKDLADAIIPVVKQTGLKLIIEPGRSLIAEAGALITKVIFLKDKQEKHFVIVDSGMNDLVRPAMYNAYHHVLNVQEKDEEMIADIVGPICETGDFLALDRKIGKVERGDLLAIMTAGAYGSSMSSNYNVRPRALEVLVDGSNFKVIKEREDYKHISKYEEEVL; from the coding sequence ATGCATCAGGTATATAATTACTTCGGATATATAGAAAAAAAACTTTACTGTGAAGAGGTTAGCATATTAAATTTAGCTTCAAAAGTTGGCACTCCATTCTTTGTTTACAGTAAAAAAGCAATTTTAGATAAAATTAACCAGTATAAAGAAGCGTTCAAAGATTATGATACATTAATCTGCTATGCTTTAAAAGCAAATTCTAATCTTAGTCTACTAAAAATTTTTGAAGAAAATGGTGTTGGTGCTGACATTGTATCCGGTGGAGAGCTTTATAAGGCAAAAAAAGCTGGATTTTCTTCAAACAAGATAGTTTATGCTGGAGTTGGAAAAACGGACTTTGAAATTAGTTATGCTATAAGTGAAAACATTCTTTCTTTTAACGTTGAAAGCTTTATGGAGCTTGATGTAATCAATGAAATTGCGGGCAAACAAGAAAAAAAAGCCAATGTGTCTATAAGAGTTAATCCTAATGTAGACCCAAAAACCCATCCTTACATTTCAACAGGATTAAAGAAAAGCAAATTTGGAATAGATATAGACCAAGCATTAGATGCTTATAAAAAGGCTGCGAAGCTTGAAAATTTAAATGTGGTAGGCGTTCATTGTCATATAGGCTCTCAGATAATGGACATTTCTGTATTTAGAGAAGCTGCTGAAAAAGTCGTAGACCTTGTGTTTAAACTAAAAAAAGAAGGAATCGAATTAAAATTTATAGATATGGGCGGTGGTCTTGGAGTTAAGTATCATCCTGACGATAACCCACCCACTCCAAAAGATTTAGCAGACGCAATAATTCCTGTAGTGAAACAAACCGGATTAAAGTTAATAATAGAGCCGGGAAGGTCTTTGATTGCTGAAGCCGGAGCATTAATAACGAAAGTAATCTTTTTAAAAGATAAACAAGAAAAACATTTTGTTATTGTTGATTCTGGAATGAATGACCTTGTAAGACCTGCCATGTATAATGCTTACCACCATGTTTTAAACGTTCAAGAAAAAGATGAAGAGATGATAGCTGATATAGTGGGTCCAATTTGCGAGACAGGAGATTTTTTAGCTCTTGATAGAAAAATTGGAAAAGTAGAGAGAGGAGATTTGTTAGCCATAATGACTGCCGGTGCATATGGTAGCAGCATGTCATCAAACTACAACGTAAGACCAAGAGCGTTAGAAGTATTGGTTGATGGTTCAAACTTTAAAGTAATAAAAGAAAGAGAAGACTATAAACATATATCAAAATATGAAGAGGAAGTGCTATGA
- the purD gene encoding phosphoribosylamine--glycine ligase, with amino-acid sequence MKVLVVGNGGREHALVWKIKQSSLVKEVYCASGNAGIGKIAKRVNISPTDIYNLVRFAKENKIDLTVVGPEQPLSEGIVDRFNEEGLKIFGHQKSAAILEASKVFAKNLMKKYGIPTAKFESFEKEEDAIKFIKEVGAPIVIKADGLAAGKGVVVAKTEEEAIQAVKDMFAGKFGPASKRVVIEEFLEGEEASYICFVKDDKLVPMPTSQDHKRAYDNDEGPNTGGMGAYSPCSLITPKMEKEIQEKIVYPTLRAMINEGRSMCGFLYAGLMIGPKGINVLEFNVRMGDPETQPIMRRLQSDLVEHILEILEGNIENVKPKWNPDYAIGVVMASKGYPDAYEKGKVITGIEEAEKDQDVVVFHAGTEEVDGKIITNGGRVLTVTATGEDIIKAREKVYSAIEKIHFEGAFYRKDIGFREVNRKK; translated from the coding sequence ATGAAAGTATTGGTTGTAGGAAATGGTGGAAGAGAACATGCTTTAGTTTGGAAGATTAAACAAAGTAGTCTTGTAAAAGAAGTATACTGTGCAAGCGGAAACGCCGGTATAGGCAAAATAGCAAAAAGAGTAAATATATCTCCAACGGATATATACAATCTCGTTAGATTTGCAAAAGAAAATAAGATAGATTTAACAGTAGTAGGACCCGAGCAACCATTATCCGAGGGCATTGTTGATAGATTTAATGAAGAAGGATTAAAAATATTCGGACATCAAAAATCAGCTGCGATTTTAGAGGCAAGTAAAGTCTTTGCTAAAAATTTAATGAAAAAGTACGGCATTCCTACGGCAAAGTTTGAAAGCTTTGAAAAAGAAGAAGATGCTATAAAGTTTATAAAAGAAGTAGGGGCACCAATAGTTATAAAAGCCGATGGACTTGCTGCAGGTAAAGGTGTAGTTGTAGCAAAAACAGAAGAAGAGGCTATCCAAGCAGTGAAAGATATGTTTGCCGGAAAGTTTGGACCAGCAAGTAAAAGAGTTGTAATTGAAGAATTTTTAGAAGGGGAAGAAGCATCTTATATATGCTTTGTCAAAGATGATAAACTCGTCCCGATGCCAACATCTCAAGACCATAAAAGAGCTTATGATAACGACGAAGGACCAAATACTGGCGGTATGGGTGCATACTCTCCATGCAGTCTTATAACTCCAAAAATGGAAAAAGAGATTCAAGAAAAGATAGTATATCCAACCCTTAGAGCAATGATTAATGAAGGAAGAAGCATGTGTGGCTTTTTGTATGCCGGTCTTATGATAGGACCAAAAGGCATAAATGTTTTAGAGTTTAACGTTAGAATGGGAGACCCGGAGACTCAGCCAATAATGAGAAGATTACAATCAGATTTAGTTGAGCATATTTTGGAAATTCTTGAAGGAAATATCGAAAATGTAAAACCAAAATGGAATCCTGACTATGCTATTGGCGTTGTAATGGCATCTAAGGGCTATCCTGATGCTTATGAAAAAGGAAAAGTAATTACAGGAATAGAAGAGGCAGAAAAAGACCAAGATGTAGTTGTATTCCATGCTGGAACTGAAGAAGTAGATGGAAAGATAATAACAAACGGCGGAAGAGTTTTGACTGTAACAGCAACAGGTGAAGACATTATTAAAGCAAGAGAAAAAGTTTACTCAGCTATAGAAAAGATTCATTTTGAAGGAGCTTTTTATAGAAAAGATATAGGATTTAGAGAAGTAAATAGAAAGAAATAA
- the minD gene encoding septum site-determining protein MinD, with product MARVIVVTSGKGGVGKTTITANISTALAMMGKKVLAIDADIGLRNLDMILGLENRIVYDIVDVVEGRVPPEKAFVKDKRGLPLYLLPAAQTKDKDAVKPGQMVDIVEKVKDSFDYIFIDSPAGIEGGFKTAAAPAEEAIVVVNPEVSSVRDADRIIGLLESMEKGNARLVINRIRLHQVKKGEMLSVEDIEEILQIPKIGIVPDEEKLVDFTNRGEPIVLHKELPAAKAIMNIARRLEGEEVPFTELEEKKGFLAKLFGR from the coding sequence ATGGCAAGAGTTATAGTTGTAACTTCTGGAAAAGGTGGAGTAGGGAAAACTACTATCACAGCCAATATATCCACTGCTTTGGCAATGATGGGAAAAAAAGTTTTAGCAATAGATGCAGACATAGGTCTTAGAAATTTAGACATGATTCTTGGTCTTGAAAATAGAATAGTCTATGATATTGTTGATGTTGTTGAAGGAAGGGTTCCTCCGGAAAAAGCTTTTGTAAAAGATAAAAGAGGGCTACCGTTGTATCTACTGCCGGCAGCACAGACAAAAGATAAAGATGCTGTAAAACCCGGTCAAATGGTAGATATTGTAGAAAAAGTTAAAGATAGTTTTGATTATATATTCATAGACTCTCCGGCCGGAATTGAAGGTGGATTTAAAACCGCTGCCGCTCCTGCTGAAGAAGCTATTGTAGTAGTAAATCCAGAAGTATCATCTGTAAGAGATGCTGACAGAATAATTGGATTGCTTGAATCTATGGAGAAAGGAAATGCAAGGTTAGTTATAAACAGAATTAGATTGCATCAGGTTAAGAAAGGTGAGATGTTATCAGTTGAAGATATAGAAGAAATCTTACAAATACCAAAAATCGGTATCGTGCCGGACGAAGAAAAATTAGTAGATTTTACTAACAGGGGAGAACCGATTGTTTTACATAAAGAACTTCCTGCAGCAAAAGCAATCATGAACATAGCAAGAAGATTAGAAGGTGAAGAAGTCCCATTTACAGAGCTTGAGGAGAAGAAAGGATTTCTTGCTAAGCTTTTTGGAAGATAG